In one Brienomyrus brachyistius isolate T26 chromosome 7, BBRACH_0.4, whole genome shotgun sequence genomic region, the following are encoded:
- the cfap53 gene encoding cilia- and flagella-associated protein 53 isoform X2: MPIGQNGRPACREITGPTPHSVALRAKLPSTIPHDFLILDRRRQETALAEVSDFTRYQKSCEVRNQWEISTERRMVHRTTERRVQDAVRERLVSLEDRRDRLRSLLETEEKELLSEMEVQEETALERQAKMRERARLLKERRESEREKEVLLRLEQLFREQSEELRTAQARQLQHEVCAERAAQLRSREEERLQCLEEERFFAQLWEADRQAKEERAELEGQQQRSSARQQRDILCAQMEAAEQRRVQSRKLKEEQAQLLRERQQLQLLEEQRERGRKWQEQQRVRGELDRALRLKMRRLAREQQEELALDMRILEELLQEHKGESHEQERRKQELQREQHSYRQYLAERAEEQRRLEAETEQLMEEELERAWQRRMEQYRAGQEARNRLMKEVMDTRRQQIQEKLQENMEKQAQLEQEREDLNRNMQKYQQEEEQEKESLRRARQGYRADLLSQIQHQGQIRQSQQAELERESQQQLAFQERHQGRLQEILTRPTFHPRPIHPFRRMAENEPACTEL, from the exons ATGCCGATCGGACAGAATGGGAGGCCGGCCTGCCGGGAGATCACCGGACCGACGCCGCATTCTGTGGCACTG AGGGCAAAACTCCCGTCCACAATACCGCACGACTTCCTCATCCTGGACCGGCGGCGGCAAGAGACGGCCCTTGCCGAGGTGTCGGACTTCACTCGCTACCAAAAGTCCTGCGAGGTCCGGAACCAGTGGGAGATCAGCACCGAGCGCCGCATGGTGCACCGAACCACTGAGAGGCGGGTTCAGGATGCAGTGAGGGAGCGCCTGGTCAGCCTGGAGGACCGCAGGGACAG ATTGCGGTCATTGTTGGAGACTGAAGAGAAGGAGCTCCTGTCTGAAATGGAGGTGCAGGAGGAGACGGCACTGGAGAGACAGGCTAAAATGCGTGAGAGGGCGAGGCTGCTGAAGGAGAGAcgggagagcgagagagagaaggaggtccTACTCAGACTGGAGCAGCTGTTCAG GGAGCAGAGCGAGGAGCTGCGGACTGCACAGGCACGCCAGCTTCAGCACGAGGTATGTGCAGAGCGTGCCGCTCAGCTGCGCAGTCGGGAGGAGGAGCGCTTGCAGTGCCTGGAGGAGGAGCGGTTCTTCGCCCAGTTGTGGGAGGCTGATCGGCAGGCGAAGGAGGAGCGGGCGGAGCTAGAAGGGCAGCAGCAACGCAGCAGCGCCCGGCAGCAGCGGGACATCCTGTGCGCCCAGATGGAGGCTGCTGAGCAGAGGAGGGTCCAGTCCCGGAAGCTGAAAGAGGAGCAGGCTCAGCTGCTG CGGGAGCGgcagcagctgcagctcctGGAGGAGCAGCGGGAGCGCGGCCGCAAATGGCAGGAGCAACAGCGCGTGCGTGGGGAGCTGGACCGTGCGCTGAGGCTGAAGATGAGGCGACTGGCACGGGAGCAGCAGGAGGAGCTGGCCCTGGACATGCGCATCCTAGAGGAGTTGCTGCAGGAGCACAAAGGCGAAAGCCACGAGCAGGAGCGCAGGAAG CAGGAGCTGCAGCGGGAGCAGCATAGCTACCGGCAGTACCTGGCTGAGCGGGCAGAGGAGCAGAGGCGCCTGGAGGCAGAGACGGAGCAGCtgatggaggaggagctggagcGCGCCTGGCAGCGCAGGATGGAGCAGTACCGTGCGGGGCAGGAGGCTCGGAACCGCCTCATGAAGGAGGTGATGGACACCCGGCGCCAGCAGATCCAGGAGAAAC TCCAGGAGAACATGGAGAAACAGGCTCAGCTGGAGCAGGAGAGGGAAGATCTGAACAGAAACATGCAGAAATATCagcaggaggaagagcaggagAAGGAGAG CCTTAGACGGGCCCGTCAGGGGTATAGAGCCGACCTACTCTCCCAGATACAGCACCAGGGACAGATCCGCCAGTCACAGCAGGCTGAGCTGGAACGTGAGAGCCAACAGCAGCTGGCCTTCCAGGAGCGGCACCAGGGCAGACTGCAGGAGATTCTGACTCGGCCCACTTTCCACCCGCGGCCGATCCACCCTTTTAGAAGGATGGCGGAGAACGAGCCAGCCTGCACTGAGCTTTGA
- the LOC125745890 gene encoding leukemia inhibitory factor receptor-like isoform X1, whose translation MCSQLLWVLCVLLQVLGHVCLIGQELPVPYELKANASGWSLSVTWKSHLYSKTLLYDVQVLQEDNSAPVYQKVLSNTVNQDAMSQSFTVHHWKWISSLPLNCISHSVRIRSRFESQASQWRSITVTDTPEEGNVYPKNAVALVGSQVLFCCVVKKEDFISFTFKNVKNEIWIKNNVAVIDVQYLNATPDSGHDVHCKTINKQNKQESIGTTVFVGYPPDDHDLQCETDLQSVTCFWKKGRSTNLWKHGGTIYTLNGSKCTESSQCKLLARPPSGESTWTLVAESPLGRVVLKQTVDLSHRVVLQAPQQLKVLEGTSRNASVSWKWNSSVDVNFEVQCEVHLNYIMDGDRPLPTSPPPRTYSGVGLSRLLLEDLLPATMYELKMHCGKLENFWNWSSWSSTSFRTTEYYPDTPDVWFQRDSNNTLYVMWKPLSWSNGWLTEYKVTWKNLTDGIEQTIKVEPSRHTTVINLGEHGHHHTVMVTVTASNSVGSSPPAVIIVPGGQEDHMLAISRVTGTDGGFELSWSPHNSTTCGYVVEWHPADIKKDVEWLKVPAGQTRARIESASFVAGKKYNLTIYSCQASSEVLERKEGYVQELVPAAPVQKLTATTDAVLSWGRIPPQSRGGFIRGYIIRCDSPDVQKVNITDPDILEYKFAGLPPDTYKFTVTAYTQIGEGVSKEVSINITIDVYMLLVMIFITIATFTVLLGIVAIVCYKSRNWLKVTFHPEVPRPKISSEWIVEKGALLMVTNPCVHDQLHIVEKQDKTAKLKLSREMSYDDASPQFLETYKLGPSGQLRAQPTRSPEPPPSGPAQSSKSPGSNKVTYTKIQTFLEVSPQGPEPQMNTPSLGGLSTSPKTMDSYLPQSASQEDRPPAEDSSPPTHPNLSSFLAPPPCCSISNPTYCPTFPAQISSSPNGFSWSV comes from the exons ATGTGCAGCCAGTTACTATGGGTGCTGTGTGTGCTCCTTCAGGTCCTGGGGCATGTCTGCCTAATCG GACAGGAGTTGCCTGTTCCATATGAGCTCAAGGCGAATGCATCCGGATGGTCCTTGTCTGTCACCTGGAAGAGTCATTTATATAGCAAGACACTACTCTACGATGTTCAGGTCCTTCAAGAAGACAACAGCGCCCCTGTATATCAA AAGGTCCTAAGTAACACTGTGAATCAGGATGCCATGAGCCAGTCCTTCACGGTCCACCATTGGAAATGGATCTCCTCCTTACCCCTGAACTGCATCTCACACAGCGTCAGAATCCGCTCACGATTTGAAAGCCAGGCCAGCCAGTGGAGATCCATTACTG TGACAGACACCCCTGAAGAAGGGAATGTGTATCCCAAGAATGCAGTGGCGCTAGTCGGCAGCCAGGTGTTGTTCTGCTGTGTGGTGAAGAAAGAAGATTTCATCAGCTTTACGTTTAAGAACGTGAAGAATGAGATATGGATAAAAAACAACGTTGCGGTCATCGATGTGCAATATCTGAACGCGACCCCCGACTCAGGACATGACGTCCATTGCAAGACAATCAATAAGCAAAACAAGCAAGAGAGTATTGGAACCACAGTTTTTGTGGGCT ACCCCCCTGATGACCACGACTTGCAGTGTGAGACAGACCTGCAGTCTGTGACATGTTTCTGGAAAAAAGGCCGGAGCACCAATCTGTGGAAACATGGGGGCACCATCTATACCTTAAATGGCAG TAAGTGCACAGAATCAAGCCAGTGTAAATTACTTGCGCGCCCACCTTCTGGAGAGTCGACGTGGACCCTGGTTGCTGAAAGCCCACTGGGGAGGGTGGTGCTGAAGCAGACGGTGGACCTCAGTCACAGAG TGGTACTCCAAGCTCCCCAGCAGCTGAAGGTACTGGAGGGGACTTCTAGGAATGCCAGTGTCTCGTGGAAATGGAACTCGTCAGTGGACGTCAACTTTGAGGTGCAGTGTGAAGTGCACCTGAACTACATCATGGACGGG GATCGTCCACTGCCTACTTCTCCCCCACCACGGACGTACTCAGGAGTGGGCCTAagcaggctgctgctggaggaCCTGCTGCCTGCTACCATGTATGAGCTCAAGATGCACTGTGGGAAGCTGGAGAACTTCTGGAATTGGAGCTCCTGGAGCTCAACCAGCTTCCGCACCACTGAGTACT ACCCAGATACCCCAGACGTATGGTTTCAAAGGGACAGTAACAATACTCTCTATGTCATGTGGAAG CCCCTCTCCTGGAGTAACGGGTGGCTTACAGAGTATAAGGTGACCTGGAAGAACCTCACCGATGGAATTGAGCAAACAATAAAGGTGGAACCATCCCGTCATACCACTGTCATCAACTTAGGAGAGCACGGCCACCATCACACTGTAATGGTCACAGTCACTGCCTCCAACTCTGTGGGCTCCTCGCCTCCTGCTGTCATCATTGTCCCTGGGGGGCAGGAAG ACCACATGCTTGCTATCTCCCGGGTGACCGGCACTGATGGTGGGTTCGAGTTGTCCTGGTCTCCACACAATAGCACCACCTGTGGGTATGTCGTGGAATGGCACCCAGCGGACATCAAGAAAGATGTGGAGTGGCTGAAGGTGCCCGCAGGTCAAACTCGCGCCCGCATCGAATCAG CCAGCTTTGTTGCAGGGAAGAAGTACAATCTCACCATCTACTCCTGCCAAGCCAGCTCAGAggtgctggagaggaaggagggaTACGTACAGGAGCTAG TTCCGGCCGCGCCTGTTCAGAAACTGACAGCCACGACTGACGCTGTGCTGTCTTGGGGCAGGATTCCCCCGCAGAGTCGCGGGGGATTCATCCGTGGCTACATCATCAGATGTGACTCACCTGATGTGCAAAAAG TGAATATCACTGATCCTGATATCCTGGAATACAAGTTTGCTGGGCTCCCCCCAGATACCTATAAGTTCACAGTGACGGCCTACACACAGATTGGTGAAGGTGTATCGAAGGAGGTCTCCATCAACATTACTATAGACG TGTACATGCTCCTGGTGATGATTTTCATCACCATCGCGACCTTCACCGTCCTCCTGGGCATCGTCGCGATCGTCTGCTACAAGTCCAGGAACTG GCTCAAAGTGACCTTCCACCCTGAGGTGCCACGTCCGAAGATCTCCAGCGAGTGGATAGTAGAGAAG GGGGCATTACTGATGGTTACAAACCCCTGTGTCCATGACCAGCTTCACATTGTGGagaaacaggacaagacagcaaaGCTGAAGCTGAGCAGAGAAATGAGCTATGACGATGCCTCCCCGCAGTTCCTGGAGACTTACAAGCTTGGGCCGAGTGGCCAGCTCAGAGCACAGCCCACTCGTAGccctgagccccccccctcaGGTCCCGCACAGTCTTCCAAAAGCCCAGGGTCCAATAAAGTCACTTACACCAAAATACAAACTTTTCTTGAAGTGTCACCCCAGGGACCTGAGCCCCAGATGAACACCCCTTCCTTGGGGGGTTTGTCTACTTCGCCCAAAACCATGGACAGCTACTTGCCACAGAGTGCCAGTCAGGAAGACAGACCCCCTGCAGAGGACTCATCCCCTCCCACCCACCCCAATCTGTCATCTTTCTTGGCACCTCCCCCCTGCTGCTCCATTAGCAACCCCACCTATTGTCCTACATTTCCTGCTCAGATCTCTAGCTCCCCCAATGGCTTCTCATGGTCAGTGTAG
- the LOC125745890 gene encoding leukemia inhibitory factor receptor-like isoform X2 — MSQSFTVHHWKWISSLPLNCISHSVRIRSRFESQASQWRSITVTDTPEEGNVYPKNAVALVGSQVLFCCVVKKEDFISFTFKNVKNEIWIKNNVAVIDVQYLNATPDSGHDVHCKTINKQNKQESIGTTVFVGYPPDDHDLQCETDLQSVTCFWKKGRSTNLWKHGGTIYTLNGSKCTESSQCKLLARPPSGESTWTLVAESPLGRVVLKQTVDLSHRVVLQAPQQLKVLEGTSRNASVSWKWNSSVDVNFEVQCEVHLNYIMDGDRPLPTSPPPRTYSGVGLSRLLLEDLLPATMYELKMHCGKLENFWNWSSWSSTSFRTTEYYPDTPDVWFQRDSNNTLYVMWKPLSWSNGWLTEYKVTWKNLTDGIEQTIKVEPSRHTTVINLGEHGHHHTVMVTVTASNSVGSSPPAVIIVPGGQEDHMLAISRVTGTDGGFELSWSPHNSTTCGYVVEWHPADIKKDVEWLKVPAGQTRARIESASFVAGKKYNLTIYSCQASSEVLERKEGYVQELVPAAPVQKLTATTDAVLSWGRIPPQSRGGFIRGYIIRCDSPDVQKVNITDPDILEYKFAGLPPDTYKFTVTAYTQIGEGVSKEVSINITIDVYMLLVMIFITIATFTVLLGIVAIVCYKSRNWLKVTFHPEVPRPKISSEWIVEKGALLMVTNPCVHDQLHIVEKQDKTAKLKLSREMSYDDASPQFLETYKLGPSGQLRAQPTRSPEPPPSGPAQSSKSPGSNKVTYTKIQTFLEVSPQGPEPQMNTPSLGGLSTSPKTMDSYLPQSASQEDRPPAEDSSPPTHPNLSSFLAPPPCCSISNPTYCPTFPAQISSSPNGFSWSV; from the exons ATGAGCCAGTCCTTCACGGTCCACCATTGGAAATGGATCTCCTCCTTACCCCTGAACTGCATCTCACACAGCGTCAGAATCCGCTCACGATTTGAAAGCCAGGCCAGCCAGTGGAGATCCATTACTG TGACAGACACCCCTGAAGAAGGGAATGTGTATCCCAAGAATGCAGTGGCGCTAGTCGGCAGCCAGGTGTTGTTCTGCTGTGTGGTGAAGAAAGAAGATTTCATCAGCTTTACGTTTAAGAACGTGAAGAATGAGATATGGATAAAAAACAACGTTGCGGTCATCGATGTGCAATATCTGAACGCGACCCCCGACTCAGGACATGACGTCCATTGCAAGACAATCAATAAGCAAAACAAGCAAGAGAGTATTGGAACCACAGTTTTTGTGGGCT ACCCCCCTGATGACCACGACTTGCAGTGTGAGACAGACCTGCAGTCTGTGACATGTTTCTGGAAAAAAGGCCGGAGCACCAATCTGTGGAAACATGGGGGCACCATCTATACCTTAAATGGCAG TAAGTGCACAGAATCAAGCCAGTGTAAATTACTTGCGCGCCCACCTTCTGGAGAGTCGACGTGGACCCTGGTTGCTGAAAGCCCACTGGGGAGGGTGGTGCTGAAGCAGACGGTGGACCTCAGTCACAGAG TGGTACTCCAAGCTCCCCAGCAGCTGAAGGTACTGGAGGGGACTTCTAGGAATGCCAGTGTCTCGTGGAAATGGAACTCGTCAGTGGACGTCAACTTTGAGGTGCAGTGTGAAGTGCACCTGAACTACATCATGGACGGG GATCGTCCACTGCCTACTTCTCCCCCACCACGGACGTACTCAGGAGTGGGCCTAagcaggctgctgctggaggaCCTGCTGCCTGCTACCATGTATGAGCTCAAGATGCACTGTGGGAAGCTGGAGAACTTCTGGAATTGGAGCTCCTGGAGCTCAACCAGCTTCCGCACCACTGAGTACT ACCCAGATACCCCAGACGTATGGTTTCAAAGGGACAGTAACAATACTCTCTATGTCATGTGGAAG CCCCTCTCCTGGAGTAACGGGTGGCTTACAGAGTATAAGGTGACCTGGAAGAACCTCACCGATGGAATTGAGCAAACAATAAAGGTGGAACCATCCCGTCATACCACTGTCATCAACTTAGGAGAGCACGGCCACCATCACACTGTAATGGTCACAGTCACTGCCTCCAACTCTGTGGGCTCCTCGCCTCCTGCTGTCATCATTGTCCCTGGGGGGCAGGAAG ACCACATGCTTGCTATCTCCCGGGTGACCGGCACTGATGGTGGGTTCGAGTTGTCCTGGTCTCCACACAATAGCACCACCTGTGGGTATGTCGTGGAATGGCACCCAGCGGACATCAAGAAAGATGTGGAGTGGCTGAAGGTGCCCGCAGGTCAAACTCGCGCCCGCATCGAATCAG CCAGCTTTGTTGCAGGGAAGAAGTACAATCTCACCATCTACTCCTGCCAAGCCAGCTCAGAggtgctggagaggaaggagggaTACGTACAGGAGCTAG TTCCGGCCGCGCCTGTTCAGAAACTGACAGCCACGACTGACGCTGTGCTGTCTTGGGGCAGGATTCCCCCGCAGAGTCGCGGGGGATTCATCCGTGGCTACATCATCAGATGTGACTCACCTGATGTGCAAAAAG TGAATATCACTGATCCTGATATCCTGGAATACAAGTTTGCTGGGCTCCCCCCAGATACCTATAAGTTCACAGTGACGGCCTACACACAGATTGGTGAAGGTGTATCGAAGGAGGTCTCCATCAACATTACTATAGACG TGTACATGCTCCTGGTGATGATTTTCATCACCATCGCGACCTTCACCGTCCTCCTGGGCATCGTCGCGATCGTCTGCTACAAGTCCAGGAACTG GCTCAAAGTGACCTTCCACCCTGAGGTGCCACGTCCGAAGATCTCCAGCGAGTGGATAGTAGAGAAG GGGGCATTACTGATGGTTACAAACCCCTGTGTCCATGACCAGCTTCACATTGTGGagaaacaggacaagacagcaaaGCTGAAGCTGAGCAGAGAAATGAGCTATGACGATGCCTCCCCGCAGTTCCTGGAGACTTACAAGCTTGGGCCGAGTGGCCAGCTCAGAGCACAGCCCACTCGTAGccctgagccccccccctcaGGTCCCGCACAGTCTTCCAAAAGCCCAGGGTCCAATAAAGTCACTTACACCAAAATACAAACTTTTCTTGAAGTGTCACCCCAGGGACCTGAGCCCCAGATGAACACCCCTTCCTTGGGGGGTTTGTCTACTTCGCCCAAAACCATGGACAGCTACTTGCCACAGAGTGCCAGTCAGGAAGACAGACCCCCTGCAGAGGACTCATCCCCTCCCACCCACCCCAATCTGTCATCTTTCTTGGCACCTCCCCCCTGCTGCTCCATTAGCAACCCCACCTATTGTCCTACATTTCCTGCTCAGATCTCTAGCTCCCCCAATGGCTTCTCATGGTCAGTGTAG
- the cfap53 gene encoding cilia- and flagella-associated protein 53 isoform X1 encodes MPIGQNGRPACREITGPTPHSVALRAKLPSTIPHDFLILDRRRQETALAEVSDFTRYQKSCEVRNQWEISTERRMVHRTTERRVQDAVRERLVSLEDRRDRLRSLLETEEKELLSEMEVQEETALERQAKMRERARLLKERRESEREKEVLLRLEQLFREQSEELRTAQARQLQHEVCAERAAQLRSREEERLQCLEEERFFAQLWEADRQAKEERAELEGQQQRSSARQQRDILCAQMEAAEQRRVQSRKLKEEQAQLLRERQQLQLLEEQRERGRKWQEQQRVRGELDRALRLKMRRLAREQQEELALDMRILEELLQEHKGESHEQERRKQQELQREQHSYRQYLAERAEEQRRLEAETEQLMEEELERAWQRRMEQYRAGQEARNRLMKEVMDTRRQQIQEKLQENMEKQAQLEQEREDLNRNMQKYQQEEEQEKESLRRARQGYRADLLSQIQHQGQIRQSQQAELERESQQQLAFQERHQGRLQEILTRPTFHPRPIHPFRRMAENEPACTEL; translated from the exons ATGCCGATCGGACAGAATGGGAGGCCGGCCTGCCGGGAGATCACCGGACCGACGCCGCATTCTGTGGCACTG AGGGCAAAACTCCCGTCCACAATACCGCACGACTTCCTCATCCTGGACCGGCGGCGGCAAGAGACGGCCCTTGCCGAGGTGTCGGACTTCACTCGCTACCAAAAGTCCTGCGAGGTCCGGAACCAGTGGGAGATCAGCACCGAGCGCCGCATGGTGCACCGAACCACTGAGAGGCGGGTTCAGGATGCAGTGAGGGAGCGCCTGGTCAGCCTGGAGGACCGCAGGGACAG ATTGCGGTCATTGTTGGAGACTGAAGAGAAGGAGCTCCTGTCTGAAATGGAGGTGCAGGAGGAGACGGCACTGGAGAGACAGGCTAAAATGCGTGAGAGGGCGAGGCTGCTGAAGGAGAGAcgggagagcgagagagagaaggaggtccTACTCAGACTGGAGCAGCTGTTCAG GGAGCAGAGCGAGGAGCTGCGGACTGCACAGGCACGCCAGCTTCAGCACGAGGTATGTGCAGAGCGTGCCGCTCAGCTGCGCAGTCGGGAGGAGGAGCGCTTGCAGTGCCTGGAGGAGGAGCGGTTCTTCGCCCAGTTGTGGGAGGCTGATCGGCAGGCGAAGGAGGAGCGGGCGGAGCTAGAAGGGCAGCAGCAACGCAGCAGCGCCCGGCAGCAGCGGGACATCCTGTGCGCCCAGATGGAGGCTGCTGAGCAGAGGAGGGTCCAGTCCCGGAAGCTGAAAGAGGAGCAGGCTCAGCTGCTG CGGGAGCGgcagcagctgcagctcctGGAGGAGCAGCGGGAGCGCGGCCGCAAATGGCAGGAGCAACAGCGCGTGCGTGGGGAGCTGGACCGTGCGCTGAGGCTGAAGATGAGGCGACTGGCACGGGAGCAGCAGGAGGAGCTGGCCCTGGACATGCGCATCCTAGAGGAGTTGCTGCAGGAGCACAAAGGCGAAAGCCACGAGCAGGAGCGCAGGAAG CAGCAGGAGCTGCAGCGGGAGCAGCATAGCTACCGGCAGTACCTGGCTGAGCGGGCAGAGGAGCAGAGGCGCCTGGAGGCAGAGACGGAGCAGCtgatggaggaggagctggagcGCGCCTGGCAGCGCAGGATGGAGCAGTACCGTGCGGGGCAGGAGGCTCGGAACCGCCTCATGAAGGAGGTGATGGACACCCGGCGCCAGCAGATCCAGGAGAAAC TCCAGGAGAACATGGAGAAACAGGCTCAGCTGGAGCAGGAGAGGGAAGATCTGAACAGAAACATGCAGAAATATCagcaggaggaagagcaggagAAGGAGAG CCTTAGACGGGCCCGTCAGGGGTATAGAGCCGACCTACTCTCCCAGATACAGCACCAGGGACAGATCCGCCAGTCACAGCAGGCTGAGCTGGAACGTGAGAGCCAACAGCAGCTGGCCTTCCAGGAGCGGCACCAGGGCAGACTGCAGGAGATTCTGACTCGGCCCACTTTCCACCCGCGGCCGATCCACCCTTTTAGAAGGATGGCGGAGAACGAGCCAGCCTGCACTGAGCTTTGA